A window of Argopecten irradians isolate NY chromosome 1, Ai_NY, whole genome shotgun sequence contains these coding sequences:
- the LOC138305116 gene encoding sarcoplasmic reticulum histidine-rich calcium-binding protein-like produces MGERRRTTRWKRGGGGRDGREEEDDEMEVRRRTTRWERGGGRRGGREEEEDEMGERRRTTRWEKEGGGRGEREEEEDEGEKGGGGGRGGRGEEEEEEDELGERRRTTRWETGGGGGDGREEEDDEMEERRRRTRWERGGGRRNGRAEENDEMEERRRRTRWERGGGRRNGREEEDDEMGERRRTTRWEIGGGGRDGRQEEEDEMGERRRTTRWEKEGGGGRGEREEEEDEGEKGGGGGGTRWKRGGGGGGRVGRAEEDDEMGERRRRRTRWKRGGGGGRGGREEDDEMGERRRRTTRWERGGGGGRGKRGGRGRGGERRRRTTRWKRGGGGGRVGRAEEEEDEVGERRTTRWERGGRRGGREEDDEGRGERGGGRDGRAEEEEDESERGGGRDGRAEEEDEMGERRTTRWERGGGRGGREEDEEDEGREEEDEMGERRRTRWESGGVGGRE; encoded by the coding sequence AtgggagagaggaggaggacgaCGAGGTGgaagagaggaggaggaggacgagaTGGGAGAGAGGAAGAGGACGACGAAATGGAAGTGAGGAGGAGGACGACGAGAtgggagagaggaggaggacgacgaggtgggagagaggaggaggaggacgagaTGGGAGAGCGGAGGAGGACGACGAGATGGGAGAAAGAGGGAGGAGGAcgaggagagagagaggaggaaGAGGACGAGGGGGAgaaaggaggaggaggaggacgaggTGGAAgaggggaggaggaggaggaggaggacgagTTGGGAGAGCGGAGGAGGACGACGAGATGGGAgacaggaggaggaggaggagatgggagagaggaggaggacgaCGAGATGgaagagaggaggaggaggacgagatgggagagaggaggaggacgaCGAAATGGAAGAGCGGAGGAGAACGACGAGATGgaagagaggaggaggaggacgagatgggagagaggaggaggacgaCGAAATGGAAGAGAGGAGGAGGACGACGAGAtgggagagaggaggaggacgaCGAGGTGGGAGAtaggaggaggaggacgagaTGGGAGacaggaggaggaggacgagaTGGGAGAGCGGAGGAGGACGACGAGATGGGAGAaagaaggaggaggaggacgaggagagagagaggaggaaGAGGACGAGGGGGAgaaaggaggaggaggaggagggacgAGGTGGAAgaggggaggaggaggaggaggacgagTTGGGAGAGCGGAGGAGGACGACGAGAtgggagagaggaggaggaggaggacgaggtggaagagaggaggaggaggaggacgaggTGGGAGAGAGGAGGACGACGAGAtgggagagaggaggaggaggacgacgaggtgggagagaggaggaggaggaggacgaggGAAGAGAGGAGGAAGAGGACGAGggggagagaggaggaggaggacgacGAGGTGgaagagaggaggaggaggaggacgagTTGGGAGAgcggaggaggaggaggacgaggTGGGAGAGAGGAGGACGACGAGATGGGAGAGAGGAGGACGACGAGGTGGGAGAGAGGAGGACGACGAGGGGAGAggggagagaggaggaggacgagATGGGAGAgcggaggaggaggaggacgagagtgagagaggaggaggacgagATGGGAGAGCGGAGGAGGAGGACGAGATGGGAGAGAGGAGGACGACGAGAtgggagagaggaggaggacgagGTGGGAGAGAGGAGGACGAGGAGGACGAggggagagaggaggaggacgagatgggggagaggaggaggacgagATGGGAGAGCGGAGGAGTAGGAGGACGAGAGTga